The following are encoded together in the Zingiber officinale cultivar Zhangliang chromosome 8A, Zo_v1.1, whole genome shotgun sequence genome:
- the LOC122012426 gene encoding beta-glucuronosyltransferase GlcAT14A-like, whose amino-acid sequence MWLLTLRQSIRISVLIIAAITLVVLSHSFIGGWATNQKLEVAVRPLLKVPSDPPVFAYWISGTGGDAQKILRLLKAVYHPRNHYLLHLDASSDDLERKDLARSIGSERLFRSFGNVDVVGQCYPVDQTGPSAVAATLHGAAILLRLNTDWDWFITLSAVDYPLLTQDDLLYVFTSLPRNLNFIDHKGDLGWKEHETFNQIVVDPNLYMEKKTQLLITSGVRKTPNSFKLFTGSPWVILSRPFVEYCVHGSDNLPRKLLMYFANVAHSPEAYFQTVICNSPEFQNTTVNNDLRYFVWEDPPGLEPIFLNATHLKGMMKSRAAFARKFMEGDPVLKKMDKKVLMYKSRQRCFEKPGNRAVKNWEGESCYSRENVNIIKPSNSAMRLKSLVTELVSSDKLYSNQCKF is encoded by the exons ATGTGGCTACTTACGCTTCGACAGTCAATCAGGATCTCAGTTCTCATTATCGCTGCAATTACCTTAGTGGTTCTTTCTCATTCGTTTATAGGAGGATGGGCTACTAACCAGAAGCTTGAAGTTGCTGTTAGGCctctgttgaaggtgccttcagatcCTCCAGTTTTTGCATATTGGATATCTGGTACTGGCGGTGATGCTCAGAAGATTTTAAGGCTGTTGAAAGCAGTGTACCATCCGAGGAACCATTATCTTCTTCACCTAGATGCAAGCAGTGATGATCTTGAGAGGAAAGACCTGGCACGCTCTATTGGATCCGAGAGGCTCTTTAGATCTTTTGGAAATGTTGATGTTGTTGGGCAATGTTATCCAGTGGATCAAACTGGACCATCAGCAGTTGCTGCAACACTTCATGGAGCAGCAATTCTGCTCAGGCTTAACACGGATTGGGATTGGTTCATCACATTGAGTGCTGTGGATTATCCTCTCTTGACTCAGGATG ATCTGCTTTATGTTTTCACTTCTTTGCCCAGGAATTTGAACTTCATTGATCACAAAGGTGATCTAGGTTGGAAAGA GCATGAGACGTTTAACCAAATTGTCGTCGACCCGAATCTTTATATGGAGAAGAAAACGCAACTGTTAATCACTTCAGGAGTTCGCAAGACACCAAATTCCTTCAAGTTATTTACAG GTTCTCCATGGGTGATTCTTAGCAGACCTTTTGTGGAGTATTGTGTGCATGGCTCGGACAACCTCCCTCGGAAATTACTCATGTACTTTGCAAATGTAGCTCACTCTCCGGAAGCCTACTTCCAAACTGTGATATGTAACTCACCTGAATTTCAAAACACAACCGTCAATAATGATCTGAGGTACTTTGTTTGGGAGGATCCACCGGGGTTGGAGCCCATCTTTCTCAACGCAACACATCTGAAGGGCATGATGAAGAGCAGAGCAGCTTTTGCTAGGAAGTTCATGGAAGGTGATCCTGTTCTAAAGAAGATGGACAAGAAGGTGTTAATGTACAAATCAAGACAGCGATGCTTTGAAAAACCTGGAAATAGAGCAGTGAAGAATTGGGAAGGTGAATCCTGCTATAGCCGGGAGAATGTGAACATTATTAAGCCCAGTAACTCTGCAATGAGGTTAAAAAGTTTGGTGACGGAGCTTGTTTCGTCGGATAAGTTGTACTCAAACCAATGTAAATTCTGA
- the LOC122012427 gene encoding protein CHLOROPLAST IMPORT APPARATUS 2-like, with the protein MTSCLCSGTGGGGRSCGFDIVKSTSSSWSHSLESSSSSSPSSALSESSNSPTLAISIKRERTPRKRPNQTYNEATAILSATYPVVFSAGKTARPSVSIPTNPFHPFSEPPDLLPPLPILNDAAFLIPNPNPPSPAAATHFHLKSKTYATVSKDSAESPASEVSWEPKSPAHPIEEDFDPESILEAENPQQFRARLRIRMGAEEEGRRRVVELEGGAGVGYNTKLQASFVSGNGGVAEKEQEEGGEEGNRCNGLRTGEVEIRSICSAGAQAEP; encoded by the exons ATGACGTCGTGCCTCTGCAGTGGCACTGGCGGTGGCGGCCGGAGCTGCGGCTTTGACATCGTCAAGTCGACGTCTTCATCGTGGAGTCACTCCTTGGAATCTTCGTCGTCCTCCTCCCCTTCTTCCGCCCTCTCTGAGTCGAGCAATTCGCCAACGCTCGCAATATCCATCAAGAGGGAGAGGACTCCTCGGAAGCGGCCCAACCAGACCTACAACGAGGCCACCGCCATCCTCTCCGCCACATACCCCGTCGTCTTCTCCGCCGGCAAGACCGCAAGGCCTTCCGTTTCCATCCCCACCAATCCATTCCACCCCTTCTCGGAACCCCCCGACCTCCTCCCTCCTCTGCCGATTCTCAACGACGCCGCATTCCTGATCCCAAACCCCAATCCACCGTCCCCAGCCGCTGCAACCCACTTCCATCTCAAGAGCAAGACTTACGCCACTGTTTCCAAGGACTCCGCCGAGAGCCCGGCGAGCGAAGTGTCTTGGGAGCCGAAATCGCCAGCGCACCCTATCGAGGAGGACTTTGATCCAGAGTCCATTCTCGAAGCAGAG AATCCCCAGCAGTTTCGAGCTCGGCTTCGGATCCGAATGGGCGCTGAGGAAGAGGGACGAAGACGAGTGGTGGAGCTCGAAGGTGGTGCCGGTGTCGGATATAACACCAAATTACAAGCCTCATTCGTCTCCGGCAACGGTGGCGTCGCAgaaaaagaacaagaagaaggtGGAGAAGAAGGAAATCGATGTAATGGACTCAGAACAGGGGAAGTGGAAATCCGCTCAATCTGCTCTGCTGGGGCT
- the LOC122010512 gene encoding uncharacterized protein LOC122010512 has protein sequence MKDKVSLHGGEDVEVGKNGVASKDGDQGDSMESSSIGGESSSSPLASSEEKEISKEEEEVESGALGCLDCLEESLPVKRGLSLFFSGKSKSFTSLSDVANMTANDLTKSENSFNKRRRILIANKVRRTSSYRSLIGMSLLSPPPLFQNHISEEAGEADEESQSNKEKNNSKCFGSNRSFSLSDLQHA, from the exons ATGAAAGACAAGGTTAGCCTTCATGGCGGAGAAGATGTTGAAGTGGGAAAGAATGGTGTTGCTTCAAAAGATGGAGACCAAGGTGACTCGATGGAGAGTTCTTCCATTGGTGGTGAATCATCCTCATCACCTTTGGCCTCTTCCGAAGAGAAGGAGAtcagcaaagaagaagaagaggtggagAGTGGAGCTTTGGGGTGTTTAGATTGCCTAGAGGAGTCCCTTCCTGTCAA GAGAGGATTATCTTTGTTCTTCTCAGGAAAATCCAAATCATTCACCAGTTTGTCAGATGTGGCCAACATGACTGCAAACGATCTGACAAAATCGGAGAACTCCTTCAACAAGCGAAGAAGAATTCTCATCGCAAACAAAGTGAGGAGAACTTCTTCCTATAGGTCACTCATCGGCATGTCATTACTGTCACCACCACCATTATTTCAAAATCACATCTCAGAAGAAGCTGGGGAAGCTGATGAAGAATCACAAAgcaacaaagaaaagaacaactCCAAGTGTTTCGGATCCAATAGGTCCTTCTCATTATCTGACCTACAACATGCTTAG
- the LOC122012429 gene encoding uncharacterized protein LOC122012429: MPVPPPPTLQLHPQPTSSLPGTKNSWIDLDDLKSQILKRLGQDRSHIYFRFLNGFLSQKLSKREFNKICIALLGSENIPFHNHLIRAILQNATQAKTPPPLDCGKFAQKPTEVVPKKSLQVDDGSKAPSAVPQTWSNGDILPPSPCKSRTGIDSCRTKDRPSSLGASPRSDIAAHQPSIPRAETVSTENGQLYLLKRPLQQQHVNSYPPTAKRRREGTPLLDVSTVHSNPHAEATSIGDEEDIDHSSYLDPFRGPLQAPLGIPFCAASVGGARKTFLSAGTSTSDSYWRNHNAGELCHTEVLKATMSKIAEAQGLEDVKLESAHVLNHALDAYLKRLIRSCIKLRVGREHAIAKQSSPSLQHCTKHINGIWPRNNIHVRGNVGIVEDTCAISMNNLKVAMELNPQQLGENWPLILEKICFCSFEE, from the coding sequence ATGCCGGTGCCGCCGCCGCCAACTTTGCAGCTGCACCCTCAGCCAACGTCATCACTACCAGGCACAAAGAACTCTTGGATCGACCTTGATGATCTGAAATCTCAGATATTGAAGCGCCTCGGTCAGGATCGTTCACACATATACTTCAGGTTTTTGAATGGTTTCTTGTCACAGAAGCTGAGCAAGAGAGAGTTCAACAAAATATGTATTGCGTTACTCGGTAGTGAGAATATCCCCTTCCACAACCATCTCATTCGTGCAATCCTTCAGAATGCTACCCAAGCAAAGACACCTCCACCACTTGATTGCGGCAAGTTTGCACAAAAGCCAACTGAGGTTgtaccaaagaaatcacttcAAGTAGATGATGGTTCAAAAGCTCCGTCAGCAGTGCCTCAAACTTGGTCTAATGGGGATATATTGCCACCATCACCCTGCAAATCCAGGACTGGCATTGATAGTTGCAGGACAAAAGACCGGCCCAGCTCCCTTGGAGCAAGTCCAAGATCAGATATTGCTGCGCATCAGCCTTCCATACCACGTGCTGAGACTGTTTCCACTGAAAATGGTCAATTGTATTTGTTAAAGAGACCATTGCAGCAACAGCATGTTAATTCTTACCCGCCAACAGCAAAGAGGAGGAGAGAGGGAACACCTCTGCTTGATGTGAGTACTGTACATAGCAATCCTCATGCAGAAGCAACATCCATAGGAGATGAGGAGGACATCGATCATTCAAGTTATTTGGATCCCTTCAGAGGCCCTCTTCAGGCTCCACTTGGGATTCCTTTTTGTGCTGCAAGTGTTGGTGGGGCACGAAAGACATTTTTGTCAGCAGGTACTTCTACCAGTGACAGTTATTGGAGAAATCATAATGCTGGCGAACTATGCCATACTGAGGTTTTGAAGGCAACAATGTCAAAGATTGCTGAAGCACAGGGCTTGGAAGATGTAAAATTGGAATCAGCTCACGTGCTGAATCATGCTCTTGATGCTTATTTGAAGCGACTTATTAGGTCATGCATCAAGTTGAGAGTGGGTAGAGAACATGCAATAGCGAAGCAGTCAAGTCCTAGTCTTCAACATTGTACAAAGCACATAAATGGTATTTGGCCAAGAAACAACATCCATGTGCGAGGTAATGTTGGAATTGTGGAAGATACGTGTGCGATTAGTATGAACAACTTAAAGGTAGCAATGGAACTAAATCCACAGCAACTTGGGGAGAACTGGCCTCTGATTCTCGAGAAAATTTGTTTTTGCTCATTTGAGGAATAG